A genomic stretch from Pseudomonas sp. MUP55 includes:
- a CDS encoding nucleobase:cation symporter-2 family protein, producing the protein MPPESCSPNDLIYGLDDRPKPLPALLAALQHVLAAFVGIITPPLIIGSTLGLTAHLPYLISMALMVSGVGTFIQARRPFGIGAGMICLQGTSFAFLGAVLSAGFLVKQRGGSPEDILAMIFGVCFFGALVQIVLSRFIGQLRRVITPLVTGIVITLIGISLIKVGITDLGGGFNAPDFGAPTNLALGLFVIVTIILLNRSNTPWVRLSAIIIGLAFGSLAAWFSGKLVPQALPDLPLISLPVPFRFGFSFDWSAFLPIALIYLISSIETVGDLTANCMIARQPISGASYISRLKGGVLGDGVSCMIAATFSAFPNTTFAQNNGVIQLTGVASRYVGLYIGAVLVCLGLFPMIGAVLQQIPKPVLGGATLVMFGSVAAAGVRILAQAPLDRRSMLIIATSFGVGLGIAAQPNLLHLMPALVQNVFDSAITSGGLTAMVLCLLLPEAKTTHAIANHTPQPDSLEPH; encoded by the coding sequence ATGCCACCAGAATCCTGCAGTCCCAACGACCTGATCTACGGCCTCGACGACCGCCCGAAACCACTGCCCGCCCTGCTCGCCGCCCTGCAACATGTGCTGGCCGCCTTCGTCGGCATCATCACTCCGCCCTTGATCATCGGCTCCACCCTGGGCCTCACCGCGCACCTGCCCTACCTGATCAGCATGGCGCTGATGGTCTCCGGCGTCGGCACGTTCATCCAGGCGCGCCGGCCGTTTGGTATTGGCGCGGGCATGATCTGCCTGCAAGGCACCAGCTTTGCGTTCCTGGGTGCGGTGCTGTCGGCGGGTTTTCTGGTCAAGCAACGCGGCGGCAGCCCTGAGGACATTCTGGCGATGATCTTCGGCGTGTGCTTTTTCGGCGCACTGGTGCAAATCGTGCTGAGCCGCTTTATCGGCCAACTGCGCCGGGTCATCACACCCCTGGTAACCGGGATTGTGATTACGCTGATTGGCATCAGCCTGATAAAAGTGGGCATCACCGATCTCGGTGGCGGGTTCAATGCCCCCGACTTCGGCGCGCCCACCAACTTGGCCCTGGGCCTGTTCGTGATCGTAACGATCATCCTGCTCAACCGCTCGAACACGCCCTGGGTGCGCCTCTCGGCCATCATCATCGGCCTGGCGTTCGGCAGCCTGGCCGCCTGGTTCAGCGGCAAGCTGGTGCCACAGGCTTTGCCCGACTTGCCTCTGATCAGCCTGCCAGTGCCGTTTCGTTTTGGTTTCAGTTTCGACTGGAGCGCCTTCCTGCCCATCGCGCTGATTTATCTGATCAGCAGCATCGAAACCGTCGGTGACCTTACCGCCAACTGCATGATCGCCCGTCAGCCGATCAGTGGTGCGTCTTATATAAGCCGACTCAAAGGCGGCGTATTGGGCGATGGCGTCAGTTGCATGATCGCCGCCACGTTCAGTGCCTTCCCCAATACCACTTTTGCGCAAAACAATGGCGTGATCCAACTCACCGGCGTGGCCAGCCGTTACGTCGGTTTGTACATCGGCGCGGTATTGGTTTGTCTTGGCTTGTTTCCCATGATCGGCGCGGTGTTGCAGCAAATTCCCAAACCGGTGCTGGGCGGTGCAACCCTGGTCATGTTCGGCAGCGTCGCCGCAGCGGGCGTGCGTATCCTTGCGCAGGCACCGTTGGACCGGCGCAGCATGCTGATCATCGCCACCTCGTTTGGGGTCGGCCTGGGCATCGCCGCTCAACCCAACCTGCTGCACTTGATGCCGGCCCTGGTACAGAACGTCTTCGACTCTGCCATCACCAGCGGCGGCCTGACCGCCATGGTGCTGTGCCTGCTATTACCCGAGGCTAAAACCACCCACGCCATTGCAAACCACACGCCGCAGCCCGACTCCCTGGAACCGCATTGA
- a CDS encoding YigZ family protein has translation MPFTLTGCCEFREEIRKSRFITLAAPITSPQDAQAFFEKHSDLNATHNCWAWKLADQYRSNDDGEPGGTAGRPILAAIEAQGFDQVAVLVIRWYGGIQLGTGGLARAYGGGANKCLQNAERIELISRIPLSCACAFAELNLVKLRVAELGGLVVEETFTANGVELQLALGEALVDTLQTQLADLSRGRILLQR, from the coding sequence ATGCCATTCACGCTTACAGGTTGTTGCGAATTTCGTGAAGAAATACGCAAAAGCCGCTTTATCACCCTGGCAGCGCCGATCACCAGCCCGCAGGACGCCCAGGCGTTTTTCGAGAAACACAGCGACCTCAACGCAACGCACAACTGCTGGGCCTGGAAGCTGGCCGATCAATACCGCAGCAACGACGACGGCGAACCCGGCGGCACCGCCGGGCGGCCGATTCTCGCGGCCATCGAAGCCCAGGGTTTCGATCAGGTCGCGGTGCTGGTCATCCGCTGGTACGGCGGCATCCAGCTGGGTACCGGCGGCCTGGCCCGGGCCTATGGCGGCGGCGCCAACAAGTGCCTGCAGAATGCCGAGCGCATCGAGCTGATCAGCCGCATACCCTTGAGCTGCGCCTGCGCATTCGCCGAGCTGAACCTGGTCAAACTGCGCGTCGCCGAGCTCGGCGGCCTGGTGGTGGAAGAGACCTTCACCGCCAATGGTGTAGAGCTGCAATTGGCCCTGGGCGAAGCGCTGGTCGATACCCTGCAGACCCAGCTCGCTGACCTGAGCCGTGGCCGCATCCTGTTGCAACGATAA
- a CDS encoding aspartate aminotransferase family protein: protein MNMPENAPTSLASQLKLDAHWMPYTANRNFQRDPRLIVAAEGSWLTDDKGRKVYDSLSGLWTCGAGHTRKEIQEAVARQLGTLDYSPGFQYGHPLSFQLAEKITDLTPGNLNHVFFTDSGSECADTAVKMVRAYWRLKGQATKTKMIGRARGYHGVNIAGTSLGGVSGNRKLFGQAMMDVDHLPHTLLASNAFSRGMPEQGGIALADELLKLIELHDASNIAAVFVEPMAGSAGVLVPPQGYLKRLREICDQHNILLVFDEVITGFGRTGSMFGADSFGVTPDLMCIAKQVTNGAIPMGAVIASSEIYQTFMNQATPEYAVEFPHGYTYSAHPVACAAGLAALDLLQKENLVQSVAEVAPHFENALHGLKGSKNVIDIRNYGLAGAIQIAPRDGDAIVRPFEAGMALWKAGFYVRFGGDTLQFGPTFNSKPQDLDRLFDAVGEVLNKID, encoded by the coding sequence ATGAACATGCCGGAAAACGCCCCAACATCCCTGGCCAGCCAACTCAAGCTGGATGCTCACTGGATGCCTTACACCGCCAACCGTAACTTTCAGCGTGATCCGCGCCTGATCGTGGCTGCCGAGGGCAGTTGGTTGACCGATGACAAGGGGCGCAAGGTCTACGATTCATTGTCGGGCCTTTGGACATGTGGCGCCGGGCATACGCGCAAGGAAATTCAGGAAGCGGTCGCCAGGCAGTTGGGCACGCTGGACTACTCTCCTGGCTTCCAATACGGTCATCCACTGTCCTTTCAGTTGGCGGAAAAAATCACCGACCTGACCCCGGGCAACTTGAACCATGTGTTCTTCACCGACTCCGGCTCCGAGTGCGCCGACACCGCCGTGAAGATGGTGCGCGCCTATTGGCGCCTGAAGGGCCAAGCCACCAAGACCAAGATGATCGGCCGCGCCCGTGGCTACCACGGTGTGAACATTGCCGGTACCAGCCTGGGTGGTGTCAGCGGTAACCGTAAGCTGTTTGGTCAGGCGATGATGGATGTCGACCATTTGCCGCATACGTTGCTGGCGAGCAATGCGTTCTCCCGTGGCATGCCGGAGCAGGGCGGTATCGCGTTGGCCGATGAGTTGCTCAAGTTGATCGAGCTGCATGATGCTTCGAACATCGCCGCGGTGTTTGTCGAACCAATGGCCGGTTCCGCGGGCGTGCTGGTGCCGCCGCAGGGTTATCTCAAGCGCCTGCGTGAAATCTGCGATCAGCACAACATCCTGTTGGTGTTCGACGAAGTGATCACCGGTTTCGGCCGCACCGGTTCGATGTTCGGCGCCGACAGCTTTGGTGTCACCCCGGACTTGATGTGCATTGCCAAGCAAGTCACCAACGGCGCGATTCCGATGGGCGCGGTGATTGCCAGCAGCGAGATCTATCAGACCTTCATGAATCAGGCGACGCCCGAGTACGCGGTGGAATTCCCCCATGGCTACACCTATTCGGCGCATCCGGTGGCCTGTGCGGCCGGCCTGGCGGCGCTGGACCTGCTGCAGAAGGAAAACCTGGTGCAGAGCGTAGCCGAAGTCGCACCGCACTTTGAGAATGCGCTGCATGGCTTGAAGGGCAGCAAGAACGTGATTGATATTCGTAACTACGGCCTGGCCGGAGCCATCCAGATTGCCCCGCGTGACGGTGATGCAATCGTGCGTCCGTTCGAGGCCGGCATGGCACTGTGGAAAGCCGGCTTCTACGTGCGCTTCGGCGGCGACACCCTGCAGTTCGGGCCAACCTTCAACAGCAAGCCGCAGGACCTGGATCGCCTGTTCGATGCGGTCGGCGAAGTGCTGAACAAGATCGACTGA
- a CDS encoding PqiB family protein, translating to MSDLPKAKTRPASNWSAIWVLPLIALIIGGWLGWRAYSQQGIEIQVRFESGEGIQVNKTEVVYKGMTVGKVKALALDDEGSNRGVIATIEMNKDVEQYLKTNTRFWLVKPSVSLAGITGLETLVSGNYIAASPGDGEPTRKFKALSEEPPLSDAKPGLHLTLKADRLGSLNRGSPVFYKQIQVGQVKSYLLSEDQSTVEIKVYIEPTYANLVRKHTRFWNASGISIDANLSGVKVRSESLSSIVAGGIAFATPENRKDSPPTDPSLPFRLYEDFDAAAAGIKVKVKLTDFEGLQAGRTPVMYKGIQVGSLKTLKIDPDLSSASAELTLDPLAEDYLVQDTQFWVVKPSISLAGITGLEALVKGNYIAIRPGDKGTPPQREYVARAKAPPLDLRSPGLHMVLLTDSLGSLDVGSPILYKQVKVGSVQSYQFSRKKKQLVIGVHIEKEYESLVNGSTRFWNASGVTLTGGLTGGIQVKSESLASLMAGGIAFETPEPNVPLKRRIPRFRLFADRDAANQHGTLVTIKVDRADGLSPGTPVRFKGLDVGKIESVDLSADMQSVLLKARITQVADRIARVGSQFWVVKPELGLMKTANLETLVTGQYIEVQPAAKNAGPQKSFVALAQPPEAVHQEAGLSLTLSAARRGSLKEGVPVTYREVTVGKVTGYELGQTADRVLVHILIEPKYAPLVRSGSRFWNTSGFGLDFGLFKGATVRTESLETLVAGGIAFATPDGERMGNPARPQQTFALFDKFEDEWLTWAPKIPLGK from the coding sequence ATGAGTGATTTGCCTAAAGCTAAAACCCGCCCTGCGTCCAATTGGTCGGCCATCTGGGTATTGCCCCTGATTGCCCTGATCATCGGCGGCTGGCTGGGATGGCGTGCCTATTCCCAGCAAGGTATCGAAATCCAGGTCCGCTTTGAAAGCGGCGAAGGCATCCAGGTCAACAAGACCGAAGTGGTCTACAAAGGCATGACGGTGGGCAAGGTCAAGGCCTTGGCGCTGGATGACGAAGGCAGCAATCGCGGGGTGATCGCCACCATCGAGATGAACAAGGACGTGGAGCAGTACCTCAAGACCAACACCCGCTTCTGGCTGGTCAAGCCCAGCGTCAGCCTGGCGGGCATCACTGGCCTGGAAACCCTGGTCTCGGGTAACTACATCGCTGCAAGCCCAGGCGATGGTGAGCCCACCCGCAAGTTCAAGGCACTTTCCGAAGAGCCGCCGTTATCCGACGCCAAGCCTGGCCTGCACCTGACCCTCAAGGCTGATCGACTGGGTTCACTTAACCGTGGCAGCCCGGTGTTCTACAAACAGATCCAGGTAGGTCAGGTCAAAAGCTACTTGTTGTCTGAGGACCAAAGCACTGTCGAGATCAAGGTCTATATTGAACCGACCTACGCCAATCTGGTGCGCAAACATACGCGCTTCTGGAACGCCAGTGGCATCAGCATCGACGCCAACCTGTCCGGTGTGAAGGTGCGCAGCGAATCCCTCTCCAGTATCGTCGCCGGGGGCATCGCGTTCGCCACGCCGGAAAATCGCAAGGACAGCCCGCCCACCGATCCGAGCCTGCCTTTTCGCTTGTACGAGGATTTCGACGCCGCCGCCGCGGGCATCAAGGTCAAGGTCAAGCTTACCGACTTCGAAGGCCTGCAGGCTGGTCGTACGCCAGTGATGTACAAAGGTATCCAGGTCGGCAGCCTGAAAACCCTGAAAATCGACCCCGACCTGTCCAGCGCCAGCGCTGAATTGACCCTCGACCCATTAGCCGAAGACTACCTGGTTCAGGACACACAATTCTGGGTGGTCAAGCCATCCATCTCCCTGGCCGGTATTACTGGCCTGGAAGCCTTGGTCAAAGGTAACTACATCGCCATCCGCCCCGGCGACAAAGGCACCCCACCGCAACGTGAGTACGTGGCCCGCGCCAAGGCTCCGCCGTTGGACCTGCGCTCTCCGGGCCTGCACATGGTGCTACTCACCGACAGCCTGGGCTCGTTGGACGTCGGCAGCCCGATTCTGTACAAACAGGTCAAGGTCGGTTCGGTACAGAGCTACCAGTTTTCACGCAAGAAAAAGCAGTTGGTGATCGGTGTTCATATCGAGAAAGAGTATGAAAGCCTGGTCAACGGTTCGACACGTTTCTGGAATGCCAGCGGCGTCACCCTCACCGGCGGACTTACCGGCGGTATCCAGGTGAAAAGCGAATCACTGGCCAGCCTGATGGCCGGCGGCATTGCCTTCGAGACGCCGGAACCGAATGTGCCGCTGAAAAGACGCATCCCGCGTTTCCGCTTGTTTGCCGATCGTGACGCTGCCAATCAACATGGCACCCTGGTCACCATCAAGGTCGATCGCGCCGACGGCTTGAGCCCTGGCACGCCGGTGCGTTTCAAAGGCCTGGATGTGGGCAAGATCGAGAGTGTCGACCTGAGCGCCGACATGCAATCGGTGCTGCTCAAGGCGCGTATCACCCAAGTGGCCGACCGCATTGCGCGGGTTGGCAGCCAGTTCTGGGTGGTCAAGCCCGAGCTGGGCCTGATGAAGACGGCAAATCTGGAAACCCTGGTCACCGGTCAATACATCGAAGTGCAGCCGGCTGCGAAAAACGCCGGCCCGCAGAAGAGTTTTGTCGCCCTTGCCCAGCCGCCGGAAGCCGTGCACCAGGAGGCGGGCCTGAGCCTGACACTCAGCGCCGCACGCCGTGGTTCGCTCAAGGAAGGCGTGCCGGTCACCTACCGTGAAGTTACCGTGGGCAAGGTCACCGGCTACGAGCTGGGGCAGACCGCCGACCGCGTACTGGTGCACATCCTGATCGAGCCCAAGTACGCGCCACTGGTACGCAGTGGCAGCCGCTTCTGGAACACCAGCGGCTTCGGACTCGACTTCGGTTTGTTCAAGGGCGCGACGGTGCGCACTGAGTCTCTGGAAACCCTGGTTGCCGGTGGCATTGCCTTCGCCACGCCTGATGGCGAACGCATGGGCAACCCGGCGCGGCCGCAGCAGACCTTTGCGCTGTTCGACAAGTTCGAGGATGAATGGCTGACTTGGGCCCCCAAGATTCCACTCGGCAAGTAG
- a CDS encoding paraquat-inducible protein A, whose amino-acid sequence MRAIDAGILVCTECHELNKQQADADEQLCTRCGALIHARRPNSLVRTWALLVTAAILYIPANVLPIMTVNSLGQGDPSTIMSGVIQLVQHGMFPIAAVVFIASILVPTFKLVGIGLLLFSVQRRQPLSAQQRILMYRFIEFIGRWSMLDIFVIAILVAVVNFGRLASVEANLGAAAFASVVILTMLAAVTFDPRLIWDNTESDDDHE is encoded by the coding sequence ATGCGGGCGATTGATGCAGGTATTCTGGTTTGTACTGAATGCCATGAGTTGAACAAGCAGCAAGCAGATGCCGATGAGCAGCTCTGCACCCGTTGCGGTGCGTTGATCCATGCGCGCCGTCCCAATAGTCTCGTACGCACCTGGGCACTGCTGGTTACGGCGGCGATTCTATACATCCCCGCCAATGTGCTGCCCATCATGACCGTCAATTCCCTCGGCCAAGGCGATCCCAGTACCATCATGTCCGGCGTGATCCAGCTGGTACAGCACGGCATGTTTCCGATTGCCGCCGTGGTGTTCATCGCCAGTATTCTGGTGCCTACCTTCAAGCTCGTGGGTATCGGCCTGCTGCTGTTTTCGGTGCAGCGTCGTCAACCGCTGTCCGCGCAGCAGCGCATTCTGATGTACCGCTTCATCGAATTCATCGGACGCTGGTCCATGCTGGATATTTTCGTGATCGCCATCCTGGTGGCGGTCGTAAACTTTGGGCGACTTGCCAGTGTCGAGGCCAATCTCGGCGCTGCAGCGTTTGCCAGTGTGGTGATCTTGACGATGCTTGCCGCAGTAACCTTCGATCCCCGACTGATTTGGGATAACACGGAGTCGGATGACGACCATGAGTGA
- a CDS encoding LysR family transcriptional regulator: MSTRRPDPLAQVSDFDIRLLRIFRSVVECGGFSAAETVLGIGRSAISQQMSDLEQRLGLRLCQRGRAGFSLTEEGREVYQSALQLLSALESFRTEVNGLHQHLRGELTIGLTDNLVTLPHMRITHALAQLKERGPDVQIQIRMIAPNEVEQGVLDGRLHVGVVPQASALSGLEYQPLYSERSLLYCAVGHPLFYVDDMQLDDPRLDSQDAIAPTFRLPADIQAHYQALNCTASASDREGMAFLILTGRYIGYLPDHYASLWVQQGRLRALKPATRFYDLSLASVTRKGRRPHLVLESFLESLAATR; this comes from the coding sequence ATGAGCACCCGTCGTCCCGACCCTCTGGCCCAGGTCAGCGACTTTGATATCCGCTTGCTGCGCATCTTTCGCAGCGTGGTGGAGTGCGGCGGGTTTTCGGCGGCGGAGACTGTTCTGGGGATTGGTCGCTCGGCCATCAGCCAGCAAATGAGCGACCTGGAACAGCGCCTCGGGCTGAGGCTCTGTCAACGCGGCCGCGCAGGGTTCTCGTTGACTGAAGAAGGCCGCGAGGTCTACCAGTCGGCGTTGCAACTGTTGAGTGCCCTGGAAAGTTTTCGCACCGAGGTCAACGGCCTGCACCAGCACTTGCGCGGAGAGCTGACCATCGGCCTCACCGACAACCTCGTCACCCTGCCGCATATGCGCATCACCCATGCCTTGGCGCAGTTGAAAGAGCGTGGCCCGGACGTGCAGATCCAAATCCGCATGATTGCTCCCAATGAAGTGGAGCAAGGCGTGCTCGATGGCCGTCTGCACGTCGGTGTTGTGCCCCAGGCCAGCGCATTGTCCGGCCTGGAGTACCAGCCGCTGTACAGCGAACGCTCGCTGCTCTATTGCGCGGTCGGCCATCCGCTGTTTTACGTCGACGACATGCAACTGGACGACCCCCGGCTCGACAGCCAGGACGCCATCGCCCCCACCTTCCGCTTGCCGGCCGATATCCAGGCCCATTACCAGGCGCTCAATTGCACCGCCAGCGCGTCGGATCGAGAAGGCATGGCGTTCCTGATCCTCACCGGCCGCTATATCGGCTACCTGCCTGACCACTACGCCAGCCTGTGGGTACAACAAGGCCGACTACGTGCGCTGAAACCGGCTACACGGTTTTACGATTTGAGCCTGGCATCGGTCACGCGCAAGGGCCGCCGCCCCCATTTGGTGCTGGAAAGCTTCCTGGAAAGTCTGGCAGCAACGCGCTAA
- a CDS encoding TetR/AcrR family transcriptional regulator, whose amino-acid sequence MSLEVPAHSNHAGKPASRIRQKNEQAILQAAEDEFARHGYKGTSMNTIAASAGLPKANLHYYFTNKLGLYIAVLSNILELWDSTFNALTAEDDPAVALSRYIRTKMEFSRRQPQASRIFAMEIISGGECLTEYFSQDYRAWFSGRAAVFQAWIDAGKMDPVDPVHLIFLLWGSTQHYADFATQICRVTGRTKLTKQDMEDAGTNLIHIILKGCGIKPAQ is encoded by the coding sequence ATGAGCCTCGAAGTTCCTGCCCACAGCAACCACGCCGGTAAACCCGCCAGCCGCATTCGGCAAAAGAACGAACAAGCGATTCTCCAGGCTGCTGAAGATGAATTCGCGCGCCATGGCTACAAGGGCACCAGCATGAACACCATCGCTGCCAGTGCCGGGCTGCCCAAAGCCAACTTGCACTATTACTTCACCAACAAGCTTGGCCTGTACATTGCGGTACTGAGCAACATCCTGGAACTGTGGGACAGTACGTTCAACGCGCTGACCGCCGAGGATGACCCAGCCGTAGCCCTCTCCCGGTACATCCGCACCAAGATGGAATTTTCACGTCGTCAGCCACAGGCCTCGCGAATCTTCGCCATGGAGATCATCAGCGGCGGCGAATGCCTTACCGAATATTTCAGCCAGGACTACCGCGCCTGGTTCAGCGGCCGTGCCGCCGTGTTCCAGGCCTGGATCGATGCCGGCAAGATGGACCCCGTCGACCCGGTGCACCTGATTTTCCTGCTGTGGGGCAGCACCCAGCACTACGCCGACTTCGCCACCCAGATCTGCCGCGTCACCGGTCGCACCAAGCTGACCAAGCAGGACATGGAAGACGCCGGCACCAATTTGATCCACATCATTCTCAAGGGCTGCGGCATCAAGCCGGCCCAATAA
- a CDS encoding SDR family oxidoreductase has translation MSTPKTALIIGASRGLGLGLVKQLLQDGWDVTATVRDPNKADALKAAGPVQIEKLDMDDQQAVIALAQRLKDRTFDLLFVNAGVKGPANQEPGHATLAEVGQLFFTNAVAPINLAQRFVGQIRKDTGVLAFMSSVLGSVTIPDGSDLALYKASKAALNSMTNSFITQLGEPKPTVLSLHPGWVKTDMGGENAHIDVETSVRGLVDQVNAYTGKGGHHFVDYKGDTIAW, from the coding sequence ATGTCTACGCCAAAAACCGCACTGATCATCGGCGCCTCGCGCGGGCTGGGCCTTGGCCTGGTCAAGCAACTGCTCCAGGACGGCTGGGACGTGACTGCCACCGTGCGCGACCCGAACAAGGCCGACGCCCTGAAAGCCGCAGGCCCGGTGCAGATCGAGAAACTCGACATGGACGATCAGCAAGCCGTGATCGCCCTGGCCCAGCGCCTGAAAGACCGCACCTTCGACCTGCTGTTCGTCAACGCCGGCGTCAAGGGCCCCGCCAACCAGGAGCCTGGCCACGCGACCCTGGCGGAAGTCGGCCAACTGTTTTTCACTAACGCCGTGGCCCCGATCAACCTGGCCCAGCGCTTTGTCGGGCAGATCCGCAAGGACACCGGCGTGCTCGCCTTCATGAGTTCGGTGCTGGGCAGCGTGACCATTCCCGACGGTTCGGACCTGGCGCTGTACAAGGCCAGCAAGGCGGCGCTCAATTCCATGACCAACAGTTTCATCACCCAACTGGGCGAGCCCAAACCGACAGTGTTGTCGCTGCACCCAGGCTGGGTGAAAACCGACATGGGCGGCGAGAACGCGCACATCGACGTTGAAACCAGCGTGCGCGGCCTGGTGGATCAGGTGAATGCCTACACCGGCAAGGGCGGTCATCACTTCGTGGACTACAAGGGCGACACCATCGCCTGGTAA
- a CDS encoding CoA-acylating methylmalonate-semialdehyde dehydrogenase, with the protein MSLIQHLINGELVNDSGRSADVYNPSTGQVIHQVPLASRETIQQAIDSAKAAFPAWRNTPPAKRAQVMFRFKQLLEQNEERISQLISEEHGKTLEDAAGELKRGIENVEYACSAPEILKGEYSRNVGPNIDAWSDFQPLGVVAGITPFNFPAMVPLWMYPLAIVCGNCFILKPSERDPSSTLLIAQLLQEAGLPKGVLSVVHGDKGAVDALIEAPEVKALSFVGSTPIAEYIYSEATKRGKRVQALGGAKNHAVLMPDADLDNAVSALMGAAYGSCGERCMAISVAVCVGDQVADALIAKLVPQVKALKIGAGTTCGLDMGPLVTGQARDKVSGYIEDGVSAGAKLVVDGRGLSVAGHEEGFFLGGSLFDRVTPEMRIYKEEIFGPVLCVVRVDSLEAAMQLINDHEYGNGTCIFTRDGEAARLFCDEIEVGMVGVNVPLPVPVAYHSFGGWKRSLFGDLHAYGPDGVRFYTRRKAITQRWPQRASHEASQFAFPSL; encoded by the coding sequence ATGAGCCTTATCCAGCATTTGATCAATGGTGAGTTGGTCAACGACAGCGGTCGCAGCGCCGACGTGTACAACCCGTCCACTGGCCAGGTGATTCACCAGGTGCCGTTGGCCAGTCGTGAAACCATTCAACAGGCGATCGACTCGGCCAAGGCTGCGTTCCCGGCCTGGCGCAATACGCCGCCGGCCAAACGTGCCCAGGTGATGTTTCGTTTCAAGCAGTTGCTGGAGCAGAACGAAGAGCGTATCTCGCAGTTGATCAGCGAAGAGCACGGCAAGACGTTGGAAGACGCTGCTGGTGAGTTGAAGCGTGGCATTGAGAACGTTGAGTACGCGTGTTCGGCGCCGGAGATTCTCAAGGGCGAATACAGTCGCAACGTGGGCCCGAACATTGATGCCTGGTCGGATTTTCAGCCGCTGGGCGTAGTGGCGGGCATTACGCCGTTCAACTTTCCGGCGATGGTGCCGCTGTGGATGTACCCGCTGGCGATTGTGTGCGGCAACTGCTTCATCCTCAAACCGTCGGAGCGTGACCCGAGTTCGACGCTGCTGATCGCGCAATTGCTGCAGGAGGCGGGTCTGCCCAAGGGCGTATTGAGCGTGGTGCATGGTGACAAGGGGGCGGTGGATGCATTGATCGAAGCACCCGAAGTCAAGGCGCTTAGCTTTGTAGGATCGACGCCGATTGCCGAGTACATCTATTCCGAAGCCACCAAGCGCGGCAAGCGCGTGCAGGCACTGGGCGGGGCGAAGAACCACGCGGTGCTGATGCCGGACGCGGACCTGGATAACGCAGTCAGTGCCTTGATGGGGGCGGCGTATGGGTCTTGCGGCGAGCGCTGCATGGCGATCTCGGTGGCCGTATGCGTGGGCGACCAGGTGGCAGATGCGTTGATTGCCAAGCTGGTGCCGCAGGTCAAGGCGCTGAAGATCGGCGCGGGCACCACCTGTGGCCTGGATATGGGTCCGCTGGTGACGGGGCAGGCGCGGGACAAGGTCAGTGGTTATATAGAAGACGGCGTGTCGGCGGGGGCAAAGCTGGTCGTCGATGGCCGTGGCTTGAGCGTTGCCGGGCATGAGGAAGGGTTCTTCCTGGGCGGCAGCCTGTTTGATCGCGTCACCCCCGAGATGCGTATCTATAAGGAAGAAATCTTCGGGCCGGTGTTGTGTGTGGTGCGGGTGGACAGCCTGGAAGCGGCGATGCAGTTGATCAACGATCACGAGTACGGCAACGGTACTTGCATCTTCACCCGTGACGGTGAGGCGGCGCGGCTGTTTTGTGACGAGATCGAAGTGGGCATGGTGGGTGTTAACGTTCCTCTACCGGTGCCGGTGGCGTATCACAGCTTTGGTGGCTGGAAGCGCTCGTTGTTTGGCGACTTGCATGCCTATGGGCCGGACGGGGTGCGGTTCTATACCCGCCGCAAGGCGATTACTCAGCGTTGGCCGCAGCGGGCCAGCCATGAAGCGTCGCAATTCGCTTTCCCTAGCCTGTAA
- a CDS encoding paraquat-inducible protein A, producing the protein MPDPVDALQVSDLPLDDLVACHECDLLMRKPALALGEKAHCPRCGYELYAHRHNVVERSLALVLAALLLYIPANFLPIMQLNLLGQSSEDTVWSGVVGLFNTGMQGVAIVVFLCSMAIPLLKLLCQLGVLLSIRWNIGRSYGLLFYRIYHHMKDWGMLEVYLMGVLVALVKLADMASITLGLGLACFVSLLMVQILLEVVMSPHQIWQALSGEDDHAGD; encoded by the coding sequence ATGCCCGATCCGGTTGATGCCCTTCAGGTGTCGGACTTACCCCTGGACGACTTGGTGGCATGTCATGAGTGCGACCTGCTGATGCGCAAACCCGCGCTCGCCCTCGGTGAGAAGGCTCATTGCCCGCGCTGCGGTTACGAGCTCTACGCTCATCGTCATAATGTCGTCGAGCGAAGCCTCGCCCTGGTGCTGGCTGCACTGCTGCTGTACATCCCTGCGAATTTTTTACCCATCATGCAGCTCAATCTACTCGGGCAGTCCTCGGAGGACACCGTCTGGAGCGGCGTAGTCGGCCTGTTCAATACCGGCATGCAAGGCGTCGCCATTGTGGTGTTCCTGTGCAGCATGGCCATTCCCTTGCTCAAATTGCTTTGCCAACTGGGTGTGCTGCTGAGCATTCGCTGGAACATCGGCCGCAGTTACGGACTGCTGTTCTACCGCATCTACCACCATATGAAAGATTGGGGAATGTTGGAGGTGTACCTGATGGGCGTACTGGTGGCACTCGTGAAGCTGGCTGATATGGCCTCTATTACGCTTGGCTTGGGCCTGGCCTGTTTTGTCAGCCTATTGATGGTTCAGATTCTGCTCGAGGTGGTGATGTCACCTCACCAGATCTGGCAAGCGTTGTCAGGAGAGGACGACCATGCGGGCGATTGA